One Leisingera sp. M658 genomic window carries:
- a CDS encoding ATP-binding cassette domain-containing protein → MHSLEVRNMTLSADQLSLDVPQMQFTQGRTCCVIGRSGSGKSLFAAALSGLPVPDLKVSGDILLDHQPAAGPLWRDHVFVLPQEPAAALDPTMAVRKQLAQILRWRRDPRCPWASTEDLFAQVGLKPADGLKFPGQLSGGMQQRVMIAMALAARASFVIADEPTKGLDQTSKLRTIELFKLLKQTGRGLVIITHDLNVARDLADDLVIFEQGKIAEQGNAAQILNGPGSHAAQAMIKSEPRMWPEKYIRTANNAAPVLSIQDVTFEFAKGAPVVNGATLDIREGEVVGLLGPSGVGKSTLADICLGLLKPSSGSVRWFDETADRKLIRAERTKFQKLFQNPANAFPPNIILGDVFDKLTPASGTGFYSKSALMAKLNLDPSVLLRRPDQLSGGELQRLLIVRVLLAQPRFLVCDEPSSRLDMSIQRLAIDIIADYAAQTLAAVLLISHDKTVLQKRADRFFEFTKSGLLEQRVSTF, encoded by the coding sequence ATGCATAGTCTTGAAGTCCGCAATATGACGCTGTCAGCTGATCAGCTGTCTCTGGATGTGCCGCAAATGCAGTTTACACAGGGGCGGACATGCTGTGTCATAGGTCGATCCGGGTCTGGTAAATCCCTGTTTGCAGCCGCTTTGTCCGGGCTACCGGTGCCAGACCTGAAGGTGAGCGGTGACATTCTGCTGGATCACCAGCCTGCGGCTGGGCCGCTGTGGCGCGATCATGTTTTTGTGTTACCTCAGGAGCCTGCGGCGGCGCTTGATCCCACGATGGCCGTGAGAAAGCAGCTGGCGCAAATCCTGCGCTGGCGGCGTGATCCGCGGTGCCCCTGGGCCTCAACAGAGGATCTGTTTGCACAGGTTGGCCTGAAACCAGCGGACGGTTTGAAATTTCCGGGGCAGTTGTCCGGGGGGATGCAACAACGTGTCATGATTGCGATGGCGCTGGCCGCACGCGCCAGTTTTGTCATTGCGGATGAACCTACCAAAGGTCTGGACCAAACCAGCAAGCTGCGCACCATCGAGCTGTTTAAGCTGCTTAAGCAAACCGGCCGTGGGCTGGTGATTATTACGCATGATTTGAATGTGGCGCGCGATCTGGCAGACGATCTGGTTATTTTTGAGCAGGGCAAAATTGCCGAGCAGGGGAATGCTGCGCAGATTTTGAACGGGCCGGGTAGCCACGCTGCGCAGGCCATGATCAAAAGTGAACCGCGGATGTGGCCCGAGAAATATATCAGAACGGCAAACAATGCAGCTCCGGTTCTTAGTATTCAGGATGTGACCTTTGAGTTTGCCAAGGGCGCCCCGGTCGTCAACGGCGCAACGCTTGATATCCGTGAGGGGGAGGTTGTTGGGCTGTTGGGGCCGAGCGGAGTAGGTAAGTCCACTTTGGCGGATATATGCCTAGGGCTGCTCAAGCCATCCTCTGGTTCGGTCCGTTGGTTTGATGAAACGGCGGACCGAAAATTGATCCGTGCTGAGCGCACCAAGTTTCAGAAACTGTTTCAGAACCCGGCAAATGCATTCCCGCCGAACATTATCCTGGGAGATGTATTTGACAAGCTGACACCGGCCTCGGGGACGGGATTTTATTCCAAATCGGCGCTGATGGCCAAGCTGAACCTGGATCCGTCCGTGCTGCTGCGGCGCCCTGACCAGCTCAGCGGTGGAGAATTGCAGCGGTTACTGATTGTCCGGGTTCTGCTGGCGCAGCCGAGGTTCCTGGTCTGCGATGAGCCGTCATCACGCCTGGATATGTCAATTCAGCGCCTGGCTATTGATATTATTGCTGATTATGCGGCCCAGACATTAGCCGCTGTGCTGCTTATCTCACACGACAAAACGGTTCTGCAAAAGCGGGCGGACCGGTTCTTTGAGTTTACAAAATCGGGGCTGCTGGAGCAGAGAGTAAGCACGTTCTGA
- a CDS encoding ABC transporter permease, whose product MMVRTRGAWRLGVFLSLLFILTASLGPVLYTADPNAQNLLAALSPPAAEYPLGTDQLGRDVLARVLHGARYSAGIAVAVIALSLVTGCALAGVAMWFGGAIAAALTLFSDAVYALPGLLVIILLADVLGGGAAVIIFLLWLVKWPEYFRLSYAVGNQLMNSDHVLASRLAGASGWRIFRFQVLPVMTSYLLSLGAVSVGQIVLSIATIGFLGVGIAPPQAEWGMMINDLRIYWQISPVQLAAPVAAIVWVVLALLIVSQSMPAPKPRSSDA is encoded by the coding sequence ATGATGGTGCGGACTCGCGGCGCTTGGCGGTTGGGTGTCTTTCTATCGCTTCTATTCATTCTGACGGCTAGCCTGGGGCCGGTACTTTATACGGCAGACCCCAATGCGCAAAACCTTCTGGCGGCGTTGTCTCCGCCTGCTGCGGAATACCCGCTGGGCACCGACCAGCTTGGCCGTGATGTACTGGCGCGCGTGTTGCATGGCGCGCGCTATTCAGCGGGTATCGCCGTTGCGGTTATTGCGCTTAGCCTGGTGACGGGCTGTGCACTTGCGGGGGTGGCAATGTGGTTCGGCGGCGCCATCGCCGCTGCTTTGACGCTCTTTTCGGATGCAGTTTATGCTTTGCCTGGCTTACTGGTCATCATTCTGCTGGCGGATGTTCTGGGCGGTGGCGCAGCTGTGATCATCTTCTTACTGTGGTTGGTTAAATGGCCCGAGTATTTCCGTCTGTCATATGCTGTTGGCAATCAGCTGATGAACAGTGACCATGTGCTGGCATCGCGGCTCGCCGGAGCGAGCGGCTGGCGGATCTTTCGCTTTCAGGTTCTGCCGGTCATGACGTCATATTTGCTGTCACTTGGGGCTGTTTCCGTTGGCCAGATCGTGTTGTCGATTGCCACCATCGGTTTCCTGGGGGTTGGCATTGCCCCACCACAGGCCGAATGGGGCATGATGATTAATGATCTGCGGATCTATTGGCAGATTTCACCGGTCCAGCTAGCGGCGCCAGTGGCGGCAATTGTCTGGGTTGTGCTGGCGTTGTTGATCGTGTCGCAATCCATGCCTGCACCCAAACCAAGAAGCTCCGATGCATAG
- a CDS encoding D-serine ammonia-lyase — translation MDETLLQRLQAVEPLMWINPELGPTTAAQVPVRPDQVTEAEANWRALAPLLQQCFAELEDSGGMIASDLIEVAELAMAMGQGAGRFFVKGDHALPVAGSVKARGGVYEVFLHGLSLARQLGLIAPDAPPAALAGGKVRDRFGSCTVAVGSTGNLGLSVGIAARALGFRAVVHMSADAKPWKVERLRRHGVEVVQHQADYGTAVASARQQAEADPSIYFVDDERSELLFFGYSAAAAELSGQLVERNIPVDAENPLFLYLPCGIGGAPGGVAYGLKQVFGDHAHCFFVEPAQSPCALVQLASGLKRVVNVYDVGLTNKTEADGMAVAEVSQFVVQVMQPLLSGVYTVADDDLFRWLALAQDHAGLQLEPSAAACLGGPQMLLSTAEGQGYLAQHGLVAKTDQATHVMWATGGSLVPDEEYQSFLQQGRALRD, via the coding sequence ATGGATGAAACCCTTCTGCAGCGACTGCAGGCGGTGGAGCCGCTGATGTGGATCAATCCGGAACTCGGCCCCACTACTGCAGCGCAAGTGCCGGTGCGGCCGGACCAAGTGACGGAAGCCGAAGCCAACTGGCGTGCGCTGGCACCGCTGTTGCAGCAGTGTTTTGCGGAGCTGGAGGACAGCGGCGGGATGATTGCCTCGGATCTCATCGAAGTGGCGGAATTGGCCATGGCAATGGGGCAGGGCGCAGGGCGGTTCTTTGTAAAGGGTGACCACGCATTGCCGGTGGCGGGCTCGGTCAAGGCGCGCGGCGGCGTTTACGAGGTGTTCCTGCATGGGCTTTCGCTGGCGCGGCAGTTGGGGCTGATTGCGCCGGATGCCCCGCCTGCGGCGCTGGCGGGCGGCAAAGTGCGGGATCGTTTTGGCAGCTGCACTGTGGCGGTCGGTTCAACCGGCAATCTCGGCCTTAGTGTCGGTATTGCCGCGCGGGCGCTGGGTTTTCGCGCGGTTGTTCATATGTCGGCGGACGCCAAGCCCTGGAAAGTCGAGCGCCTGCGCCGCCATGGGGTTGAGGTGGTGCAGCATCAGGCCGATTACGGTACTGCCGTGGCGTCTGCCCGGCAGCAGGCAGAGGCGGACCCGTCAATTTACTTTGTCGACGATGAGCGCTCGGAACTGCTGTTCTTCGGCTATTCAGCGGCAGCGGCCGAGCTGAGCGGCCAACTGGTAGAACGAAACATCCCCGTGGACGCTGAGAACCCGCTGTTCCTGTATTTGCCGTGCGGCATAGGTGGTGCTCCGGGCGGGGTGGCATATGGGCTGAAACAGGTGTTTGGCGATCATGCTCACTGCTTTTTCGTTGAGCCTGCCCAATCGCCTTGCGCGCTGGTGCAATTGGCGTCCGGCCTGAAGCGGGTGGTCAATGTCTATGACGTGGGCCTGACGAACAAGACCGAGGCCGATGGCATGGCGGTGGCTGAGGTGAGCCAGTTTGTGGTACAGGTCATGCAACCCTTGCTGAGCGGGGTGTATACTGTCGCGGATGACGATCTGTTCCGTTGGCTGGCGTTGGCGCAAGATCATGCAGGACTGCAGTTGGAGCCTTCAGCGGCAGCCTGTCTGGGCGGGCCGCAGATGCTGCTCTCAACTGCCGAAGGCCAGGGTTATCTGGCGCAGCACGGGCTTGTGGCAAAAACGGATCAAGCCACCCATGTCATGTGGGCCACGGGAGGCAGCCTGGTGCCCGATGAGGAATACCAGAGCTTCCTGCAGCAAGGCCGCGCTTTGCGGGACTGA
- a CDS encoding ABC transporter substrate-binding protein, translating to MKHVIFAATASCSVLLTAVAPVAANPADDTIRIASPWKIGALKPSSGTALSRSGVVETLTKPTKEGEIVGLLAESWVVNETLDQWRFKIRSGVSFHDGSPLTAETVAANLKAFKEESSLRTAPVKEITFEQDEVVITLERPYSILPAILADWNTAIISAANLTDERASGLAGTGPYMITDASDPATLKLAANTSYWDVRPAISKVEYLFVPDAQARQAMVQAGEVEFAFSLPVTAKRMLAGANNVNVDIQAIPRVRALKLNGAHKPLDEVAVRQAISYAIDRKGIATSIVGNPDTAASQLFPASLPAWHDKSLAPFAYDPAKAAALLADAGFEKGEDGILTRDGERFEIELRTYDSRPELPVIGVAIQGMLKEVGIDMSIKQGDWTIISEGHTDGTLEAGIVSDSFVYVPDPIGALAENFYQSGGFWGSMNWNNDKFDGLVETYQKTIDPSELKTLRQDMVAMIHDEQPMVTVTWYDDVYAVSDTISNFEFDVYERDFGLNRLIWAK from the coding sequence ATGAAACATGTTATTTTTGCTGCGACTGCAAGCTGTTCGGTTTTATTGACCGCGGTCGCTCCAGTGGCAGCTAATCCAGCAGATGATACGATCCGGATTGCCTCGCCATGGAAAATTGGTGCCTTGAAGCCCTCTTCTGGAACAGCGCTATCGCGGTCCGGTGTGGTTGAGACGCTAACCAAACCGACCAAAGAAGGCGAGATCGTCGGATTGCTGGCCGAAAGTTGGGTCGTAAACGAGACTTTGGACCAATGGCGTTTCAAGATTCGGTCGGGGGTTTCCTTTCATGATGGCAGTCCGCTGACGGCAGAAACCGTCGCAGCCAACCTGAAAGCCTTCAAGGAAGAAAGCTCGCTTCGAACTGCCCCCGTAAAAGAGATCACCTTTGAACAGGACGAGGTGGTCATTACGCTGGAGCGTCCATATTCGATCTTGCCGGCGATCTTGGCGGATTGGAATACGGCCATCATTTCTGCCGCAAATCTGACCGATGAGCGTGCGAGCGGCCTGGCGGGAACCGGCCCTTATATGATAACGGATGCCTCGGATCCGGCGACGCTGAAACTGGCGGCCAATACCAGCTATTGGGATGTTCGGCCTGCAATTTCCAAGGTCGAATACCTGTTTGTTCCCGACGCACAGGCACGTCAGGCGATGGTGCAGGCCGGAGAAGTCGAATTTGCGTTCAGCCTGCCTGTCACCGCAAAGCGGATGCTGGCAGGTGCAAACAATGTGAATGTGGACATCCAAGCCATCCCACGTGTTCGCGCTCTCAAACTGAACGGGGCTCATAAACCTCTGGATGAGGTGGCCGTGCGTCAGGCCATTAGTTATGCGATTGATCGCAAGGGGATCGCCACATCTATTGTCGGCAATCCAGACACTGCAGCATCACAGCTGTTTCCGGCCAGCCTGCCAGCCTGGCACGACAAATCCCTGGCACCTTTTGCCTATGATCCTGCCAAAGCTGCAGCGCTGTTGGCCGATGCAGGATTTGAGAAGGGCGAAGACGGCATTCTGACCCGTGATGGTGAGCGGTTTGAGATTGAACTGCGCACCTATGACTCGCGCCCTGAGCTGCCGGTTATCGGTGTGGCTATTCAGGGCATGCTGAAAGAAGTCGGCATTGATATGTCGATCAAACAGGGCGACTGGACCATCATCTCCGAAGGTCACACTGATGGAACGCTGGAGGCGGGTATCGTATCGGACAGCTTTGTCTACGTGCCCGATCCGATTGGCGCGCTGGCCGAGAATTTCTACCAAAGCGGTGGCTTCTGGGGCTCCATGAACTGGAACAACGACAAGTTCGATGGCCTGGTTGAAACCTACCAGAAAACCATCGACCCCTCCGAGCTGAAGACCCTGCGGCAGGATATGGTTGCAATGATCCACGACGAACAGCCGATGGTCACGGTCACATGGTATGACGACGTCTATGCTGTCTCTGATACGATCTCAAACTTCGAGTTTGATGTCTATGAGCGTGACTTTGGTCTGAACCGCCTGATTTGGGCGAAATGA
- a CDS encoding low specificity L-threonine aldolase: MRDFFSDTKTIPTRAMREAILDAPVGDEQKDEDPTTRALCERVAALLGKEAAILLPTGTLCNEIAVNVQTNPGDEVICEESCHLINFETGGPAAISGVMIRTIAGENGIFEPAQLRAAIRPASRYAPKSALLCVEQTANMGGGTIWPLEKLNAVAEIAHSAGLATHMDGARLLNASAATGISPADYAAGFDTVWIDFSKALGTPMGGVLAGSAEFIQEAWRAKQQMGGAMRQSGILAAMCLYGLDHHVDRLSEDHRLAKYLADQIRALPQVAHMQPVETNIIIFDLDDSAPLAADIVAGMKADGVLIGAFGPRRIRIVTHLDVDMQAGEDLLVALKKQL; the protein is encoded by the coding sequence ATGCGCGACTTTTTCTCAGACACCAAGACGATTCCGACACGAGCCATGCGAGAGGCCATCCTTGACGCTCCCGTAGGCGACGAACAAAAAGACGAAGATCCGACAACCCGTGCCCTTTGCGAACGTGTTGCCGCGCTCTTGGGTAAAGAAGCCGCTATTTTGCTGCCGACTGGTACCTTGTGCAATGAGATTGCGGTCAATGTGCAGACCAACCCGGGCGACGAGGTGATCTGCGAGGAAAGCTGCCATTTGATTAACTTCGAAACTGGCGGCCCGGCGGCGATCAGCGGCGTGATGATCCGCACCATTGCTGGAGAAAACGGTATCTTTGAACCTGCTCAGCTGCGGGCGGCAATCAGGCCTGCATCCCGCTATGCGCCGAAGTCGGCGTTGCTGTGTGTTGAACAGACCGCCAATATGGGCGGCGGCACGATCTGGCCGCTGGAAAAACTCAATGCGGTCGCTGAGATCGCGCATAGCGCCGGATTGGCCACGCATATGGACGGCGCACGGCTCCTGAACGCAAGCGCCGCCACCGGAATTTCTCCTGCAGACTATGCCGCTGGGTTCGATACGGTGTGGATCGATTTTTCCAAGGCTCTAGGCACTCCGATGGGGGGCGTTCTTGCAGGTTCGGCTGAGTTCATCCAAGAGGCATGGCGCGCCAAGCAGCAGATGGGCGGGGCCATGCGGCAATCAGGCATTCTTGCGGCGATGTGTCTTTATGGGCTGGATCACCACGTTGACCGGCTTTCTGAGGATCACCGTCTGGCCAAGTATCTGGCCGATCAGATCCGCGCGCTGCCACAGGTCGCGCATATGCAACCTGTCGAGACCAATATCATCATTTTTGATCTTGATGACAGCGCGCCACTGGCCGCCGATATCGTCGCGGGTATGAAGGCCGACGGCGTTCTGATTGGGGCATTCGGTCCCCGCAGAATTAGGATCGTCACTCATCTGGATGTTGATATGCAGGCTGGCGAAGACTTGTTGGTGGCCCTGAAAAAGCAGCTGTAA
- a CDS encoding low specificity L-threonine aldolase, whose translation MAGETTGRQWAPLPASADDVVADFYSDMKSIPTKGMLDALLNARVGDVQKGEDPTTTELCQRVAEMLGKEAAILLPTGTMCNEISIRIHCASGSELIAERSSHIINFEAGGPAALSGVMMHSIDGEFGRFTAEQVRAAYRPISRYAPETSLVAVEQTTNLGGGGIWSLEELGEIAETSKSLGLATHMDGARLLNACVETGVSAKQYATGYDSVWIDLTKGLGGFSGAVLAGTDDFINHAWRYAQQWGGGLRQSGYIAATGLYALDNNLEQLARDNALAKTIGAQIATLPHISEVLPVETNIVIFNLDESGPDAATVVSKLRDQGVRLGVFGERTVRIVTHIGVGPEGGDLLIKRLRALLEE comes from the coding sequence ATGGCAGGAGAAACTACGGGTCGCCAATGGGCACCATTGCCGGCAAGTGCAGATGATGTCGTTGCCGACTTTTACAGTGACATGAAGTCGATCCCGACCAAAGGGATGCTGGACGCATTGCTCAATGCTCGTGTTGGTGACGTTCAGAAGGGTGAGGACCCGACAACAACGGAACTGTGTCAGCGCGTGGCTGAAATGCTGGGCAAAGAGGCGGCGATTTTGCTGCCTACGGGGACAATGTGCAATGAGATTTCCATTAGAATTCATTGCGCTTCAGGCTCTGAGCTGATTGCTGAAAGATCCTCTCATATCATCAATTTTGAAGCGGGTGGCCCTGCGGCTCTCAGCGGCGTGATGATGCATTCGATCGATGGCGAATTTGGGCGTTTCACTGCTGAGCAAGTGCGTGCCGCCTATCGGCCGATTTCGCGTTATGCGCCGGAAACCTCGTTGGTAGCAGTCGAACAAACAACAAATCTCGGCGGTGGCGGAATCTGGAGCTTGGAAGAGCTCGGAGAGATTGCGGAAACCTCGAAATCGCTGGGATTGGCGACACATATGGATGGTGCGCGGTTGTTGAACGCCTGTGTGGAAACCGGGGTCTCCGCCAAGCAATATGCGACTGGCTATGACTCTGTCTGGATCGACCTCACCAAGGGATTGGGCGGTTTTTCCGGTGCGGTTCTGGCCGGGACGGACGACTTTATCAACCACGCCTGGCGCTATGCGCAGCAATGGGGCGGCGGGTTGCGCCAATCCGGTTACATCGCCGCGACCGGGCTTTATGCGCTGGATAACAATCTTGAACAACTAGCCCGTGACAATGCACTGGCCAAAACCATTGGTGCGCAGATCGCGACCTTGCCGCATATCTCAGAGGTTTTGCCGGTTGAGACCAACATCGTGATCTTCAATCTGGATGAAAGCGGACCGGATGCGGCAACGGTCGTGTCCAAGTTGCGGGACCAGGGCGTCCGCCTTGGTGTCTTTGGCGAACGGACGGTTCGGATCGTTACTCATATCGGCGTAGGGCCTGAGGGCGGAGATCTGTTGATCAAACGCCTGCGCGCCCTCCTGGAAGAATAG
- a CDS encoding ABC transporter permease, with the protein MTLAPLLAKKALLVLAITLLVASCSFWAVHLLPENLALQIAAARFAGAEPDQALANVISASYGLDRPVIVQYGEWLVSTLMLDFGTSLVSGRDVMHDIVHHGVNSLRTVFWGFIAGVGLAVPIGFFCARNPGSKLDVVLSAISAGVSTIPAFLVAIVMVQILVVELGLATLSGTSGWSRLWVLILTIALSVSGPLSRVVRAAVIDVRQQPYMQHALMRGVPERQLFWRHGLKNAIRPMLNYLPVVFMFLIYDVIVIEMVFNYHGLGWALINAVKALDVPLMQGLVLSLIVFYLFSTALAEILTWRIYRQRVAQ; encoded by the coding sequence ATGACACTTGCCCCGCTCTTGGCAAAGAAGGCCCTGCTTGTCTTGGCAATCACGCTGCTTGTTGCATCGTGTTCGTTCTGGGCCGTGCATCTTCTTCCGGAAAATCTGGCCCTGCAAATCGCAGCGGCCAGATTTGCCGGCGCTGAGCCTGATCAGGCTCTGGCCAATGTGATCAGCGCATCCTACGGTCTGGACCGGCCAGTGATCGTTCAATACGGGGAATGGCTGGTCAGTACCTTGATGCTGGATTTTGGCACATCCCTGGTCAGCGGCCGGGATGTGATGCATGACATTGTGCACCACGGGGTGAATTCCCTGCGGACGGTGTTCTGGGGGTTCATTGCGGGTGTGGGGCTGGCTGTGCCCATTGGTTTCTTTTGTGCCCGAAATCCGGGGAGCAAGCTGGATGTGGTGCTGTCGGCAATCAGTGCTGGGGTTTCGACAATCCCGGCGTTTCTGGTTGCGATTGTCATGGTACAGATTTTAGTGGTTGAATTGGGATTGGCGACGCTCAGCGGAACATCCGGCTGGTCACGGCTTTGGGTGTTGATACTTACTATCGCGCTCTCAGTTTCCGGCCCACTCAGCCGGGTGGTGCGGGCTGCGGTGATTGACGTACGTCAACAGCCCTATATGCAGCATGCGTTGATGCGGGGGGTTCCCGAACGCCAGCTGTTCTGGCGCCATGGTCTGAAGAATGCGATACGCCCCATGCTGAATTACCTGCCGGTCGTGTTTATGTTCCTGATTTACGACGTGATCGTGATTGAGATGGTGTTTAACTATCACGGATTAGGATGGGCATTGATCAATGCGGTCAAGGCGCTTGATGTGCCTCTGATGCAGGGGCTGGTTCTCTCTCTGATCGTGTTTTATCTATTTAGCACAGCACTGGCTGAGATCCTGACCTGGCGGATCTACCGGCAAAGGGTGGCACAATGA
- a CDS encoding MarR family winged helix-turn-helix transcriptional regulator: MQEPLKTDEKPDVRLDNQLCFAIYAASHTVEQHYQTLLKAQGLTYTQYLVLMALAEEDRVSISTLASKLEVSKATMTPLLRRLEAKGLLSREVQVGNERQKVVSLTDTGRSIWTKSCSVSSDVFARIGLTQAEADEIIRICAKISNARK; encoded by the coding sequence TTGCAAGAACCGCTGAAGACCGATGAAAAGCCAGATGTCAGGTTGGACAACCAGCTTTGCTTCGCAATCTATGCAGCATCGCATACCGTTGAGCAGCATTATCAAACACTTCTGAAAGCTCAGGGGCTCACTTATACTCAATACTTGGTACTCATGGCTTTGGCTGAGGAGGACAGGGTGTCCATCTCAACCCTGGCCAGCAAACTGGAAGTCTCCAAGGCCACGATGACACCTCTGCTTCGCAGATTGGAAGCGAAAGGCCTGCTGTCACGCGAGGTACAGGTGGGCAACGAGCGTCAAAAGGTCGTCTCCCTGACGGACACAGGGCGTAGCATTTGGACAAAAAGCTGCAGCGTTTCCTCCGATGTATTTGCCCGGATCGGGCTGACACAGGCGGAGGCGGATGAGATCATTCGCATCTGCGCAAAAATTTCCAACGCCCGGAAGTAA
- a CDS encoding low specificity L-threonine aldolase, giving the protein MTNFYTEAYAEPTKEMREAGTYAPVGNSLIGEDPSTNALLERAADFLGKEAALFMSSGTMCNEVAVRAHTRPGQEVICEKSCHIINFECGGPAAISGAMIHSIEGDRGMFTADQLSEAIRSGNPYLPQTGLVTVEQTANMAGGAIWPLEQLRKVANTAKQANIPTHMDGARLINAVVASGHPASEMTKGYDSVYMDFCKALNCPVGAVLAGSKEFIQEAWRIRQMIGGGIRRTGMLAAMANYALDHHVDRINEDHQLAQYIGERVGNIKGVASVAAVETNIVIIDFDPAGPAAPEIVAKLKENNVLVGAFGKYRIRVVTFMGRTLKDGEILCSELDKVLNG; this is encoded by the coding sequence ATGACGAATTTCTATACTGAAGCTTACGCAGAGCCGACGAAGGAAATGCGGGAAGCAGGAACTTATGCGCCGGTTGGGAACTCCCTAATCGGCGAAGACCCCAGCACCAACGCCCTTCTTGAACGTGCCGCTGATTTTTTGGGCAAGGAGGCAGCTCTGTTCATGTCTTCGGGCACGATGTGCAATGAGGTGGCCGTGCGGGCACACACCAGGCCCGGTCAGGAAGTCATCTGCGAAAAATCCTGCCACATCATCAACTTTGAATGCGGTGGCCCTGCCGCTATAAGCGGTGCCATGATCCACTCGATTGAAGGGGACCGGGGTATGTTCACCGCCGATCAGCTGTCCGAGGCTATCCGCAGTGGCAACCCCTATTTACCCCAGACCGGCCTGGTTACAGTGGAACAAACCGCGAATATGGCAGGTGGCGCAATCTGGCCGCTTGAACAGCTGCGCAAAGTAGCCAACACAGCCAAACAGGCCAACATTCCAACACACATGGATGGCGCCCGACTGATTAACGCGGTCGTTGCCTCCGGCCATCCAGCTTCGGAAATGACCAAGGGCTATGACAGCGTCTATATGGATTTCTGCAAGGCGCTCAATTGCCCAGTTGGTGCCGTATTGGCCGGCTCTAAAGAGTTCATTCAGGAAGCGTGGCGCATTCGCCAGATGATCGGTGGGGGGATCCGCCGCACCGGTATGCTGGCAGCCATGGCGAACTATGCCTTGGATCACCATGTCGATAGAATTAACGAAGATCACCAACTGGCCCAATACATCGGGGAACGAGTGGGGAACATTAAAGGTGTAGCCTCTGTTGCGGCTGTTGAAACGAACATCGTGATCATCGACTTCGATCCCGCAGGGCCTGCTGCGCCTGAAATCGTTGCAAAACTGAAAGAGAACAATGTTCTGGTTGGTGCCTTCGGCAAATACCGGATCCGTGTTGTCACATTCATGGGCCGAACCCTGAAGGACGGCGAAATCCTGTGTTCAGAATTGGATAAAGTCCTGAACGGATAA
- the proC gene encoding pyrroline-5-carboxylate reductase translates to MNPTTLFIGAGNMGSAIIKGYLSAGGKAGDISIVDPFVQDSTKQALAGAHFYSDFESLDPALRFDMVVLATKPQVFLSVSQDIERVTAANGTIVSIMAGIGSETISTAVGGNLSVVRCMPNMAASKGYSANVAFTKDETKKQGFERLFGGSGTVRWVDNEDQIHFTTAVSGSGPAYFFAFVEALAASGTNAGLDSRLAMDLAIDTLIGASELLKSDRDPETLRKSVTSKGGTTAAALEAFAHNNNLQAVVDDATSAAILRSRELGNPA, encoded by the coding sequence ATGAACCCGACCACACTGTTCATAGGCGCAGGAAACATGGGGAGCGCGATCATCAAAGGATATCTGTCGGCTGGTGGCAAGGCGGGAGACATATCCATCGTTGATCCGTTTGTTCAAGACAGCACGAAACAGGCACTGGCAGGTGCTCATTTCTATTCTGACTTTGAGAGCCTGGATCCAGCGCTGCGCTTTGATATGGTTGTGCTTGCGACCAAGCCGCAAGTGTTCCTCTCGGTAAGCCAGGACATCGAAAGGGTGACCGCAGCGAACGGGACGATTGTTTCGATCATGGCCGGGATCGGCAGCGAGACGATTTCAACGGCTGTTGGAGGAAATCTTTCAGTTGTGCGCTGCATGCCCAATATGGCGGCATCCAAGGGATATTCGGCGAATGTCGCCTTTACCAAGGACGAGACGAAGAAGCAGGGTTTCGAACGCTTGTTTGGCGGGTCCGGGACCGTGCGTTGGGTCGACAATGAGGATCAGATCCATTTCACAACCGCTGTTTCAGGAAGCGGCCCGGCCTATTTCTTCGCTTTTGTCGAAGCACTGGCCGCTTCGGGAACAAATGCTGGGCTTGATTCCCGGTTGGCGATGGACCTGGCAATTGATACGCTTATCGGGGCCAGTGAATTGCTGAAGTCCGATCGCGATCCGGAAACACTTCGCAAAAGCGTTACGTCCAAAGGTGGCACAACCGCTGCTGCGCTAGAGGCGTTCGCGCACAATAACAATCTCCAGGCAGTAGTTGATGACGCAACCTCGGCTGCAATTTTGCGATCAAGAGAACTTGGAAATCCGGCTTGA